The following proteins come from a genomic window of Iamia sp. SCSIO 61187:
- a CDS encoding ANTAR domain-containing response regulator: MGVERGHRRQDDLRSEVDNLRTALAGRDLIGQAKGILMERHGITADEAFERLVQISQTTNTKLGEVAALLVGSDGRAGDDRSADGQGGRRRRTGVD; the protein is encoded by the coding sequence ATGGGCGTCGAACGAGGACACCGCCGGCAAGACGACCTGCGATCGGAGGTCGACAACCTGCGCACGGCACTGGCCGGGAGGGACCTGATCGGGCAGGCCAAGGGCATCTTGATGGAGCGCCACGGGATCACCGCCGACGAGGCCTTCGAGCGGCTGGTGCAGATCTCCCAGACCACCAACACCAAGCTCGGCGAGGTCGCGGCGCTGCTGGTCGGGTCCGACGGTCGCGCCGGCGACGACCGGTCCGCCGACGGACAGGGCGGGCGTCGCCGGCGGACCGGTGTGGACTGA
- a CDS encoding glutamate--cysteine ligase translates to MAAHPSPASCTAPTVGVEEELFVVDDATGELSAVADEVIAVAVHGHDDQIEPELSQAQVETGSAVCATLVDLSASLTSLRRRLDRAARSRSARVLATGTHPSSSWERAGGVTEKAAYLKLADDYGHLTDEQVVSGCHVHVGVPDPGLAIQVMNRVRLDVPVLLALSANSPFWGGIDTRYASYRTEVFHRWPTTGLPEPFASRSDYDELVATMRSIDAIDAPARLYWDLRPSARYPTLELRVADVPMTVEESVTVAGLFRALVVEATAQVEAGQPTPSVRPEILRAALWRSARYGLEGDLLDVRAPASRPARDVLDALVDRLSPHLDALGDVDDVCAGVARVVAEGTGAERQRRAFARRGRLTDVTDAIAAATVP, encoded by the coding sequence GTGGCCGCGCACCCGTCCCCCGCCTCTTGCACCGCACCCACCGTCGGGGTCGAGGAGGAGCTGTTCGTGGTCGACGACGCGACCGGAGAGCTCTCGGCGGTGGCGGATGAGGTGATCGCGGTCGCGGTCCACGGCCACGACGACCAGATCGAGCCCGAGCTCAGCCAGGCGCAGGTCGAGACCGGCTCGGCCGTGTGCGCCACGCTCGTCGACCTCTCCGCCTCGCTGACGTCGCTGCGTCGGCGGCTCGACCGCGCCGCACGCAGCCGGAGCGCCCGCGTCCTCGCCACCGGGACCCACCCGTCGTCCTCCTGGGAGCGGGCCGGCGGCGTGACCGAGAAGGCGGCGTACCTGAAGCTGGCGGACGACTACGGCCACCTGACCGACGAGCAGGTCGTGTCGGGTTGCCACGTCCACGTGGGGGTGCCCGACCCCGGGCTGGCCATCCAGGTGATGAACCGGGTCCGCCTCGACGTGCCCGTGCTGCTCGCCCTCAGCGCCAACTCGCCGTTCTGGGGCGGCATCGACACCCGCTACGCCAGCTACCGGACCGAGGTCTTCCACCGCTGGCCCACCACCGGGCTGCCCGAGCCGTTCGCGTCCCGGTCCGACTACGACGAGCTGGTCGCGACGATGCGGTCCATCGACGCCATCGACGCCCCCGCCCGGCTCTACTGGGACCTCCGGCCCTCGGCCCGGTACCCGACCCTCGAGCTGAGGGTGGCCGACGTCCCGATGACGGTGGAGGAGAGCGTCACCGTCGCCGGGTTGTTCCGCGCCCTCGTCGTCGAGGCGACCGCGCAGGTGGAGGCGGGCCAGCCCACCCCGTCCGTCCGCCCCGAGATCCTCCGCGCCGCACTGTGGCGCTCGGCGCGCTACGGGCTGGAGGGCGACCTCCTCGACGTGCGGGCCCCGGCATCCCGGCCGGCCCGGGACGTGCTCGACGCCCTCGTCGACCGTCTGAGCCCGCACCTCGACGCCCTCGGCGACGTCGACGACGTGTGCGCCGGCGTCGCCCGGGTCGTGGCCGAGGGCACCGGCGCCGAGCGCCAGCGGCGGGCCTTCGCCCGACGGGGCCGGCTGACCGACGTCACCGACGCCATCGCCGCCGCGACCGTCCCGTAG
- a CDS encoding apolipoprotein A1/A4/E family protein translates to MTDTTTDTSKADAARGAAQDTAREARAQGQQVAGTAAEQGKQVAGTAAEQAKGVASVASEQAATVGSQAVDQARTVLDSATGDVRDQLEQRLGTLAEAARTTADELQALVEGRPEDAGRTKEMAQTASQHIGRLADRADELGVQGVVEEVTDLARRRPVLFLAGAATAGILVGRMAKAGKEAKDGSSSTSGRAVGTGTPTTLDWGEADLVTPPVAPVAGGAPTLAAPPVETAPLPPPAVPGTDPGGSASGWVGS, encoded by the coding sequence ATGACCGACACGACCACCGACACGTCGAAGGCCGATGCGGCCCGCGGCGCCGCCCAGGACACGGCCCGGGAGGCGAGGGCGCAGGGGCAGCAGGTCGCCGGCACCGCGGCCGAGCAGGGCAAGCAGGTCGCCGGGACCGCCGCCGAGCAGGCCAAGGGCGTGGCCAGCGTCGCGTCCGAGCAGGCCGCCACCGTCGGCAGCCAGGCCGTCGACCAGGCTCGCACCGTCCTCGACTCCGCCACCGGCGACGTGCGCGACCAGCTCGAGCAGCGCCTGGGCACCCTGGCCGAGGCCGCCCGCACCACCGCCGACGAGCTCCAGGCCCTCGTGGAGGGTCGGCCCGAGGACGCCGGCCGCACCAAGGAGATGGCCCAGACCGCGAGCCAGCACATCGGGCGCCTGGCCGACCGGGCCGACGAGCTCGGCGTCCAGGGCGTCGTCGAGGAGGTCACCGACCTCGCCCGCCGCCGTCCCGTCCTCTTCCTGGCCGGTGCCGCCACCGCGGGCATCCTCGTCGGGCGCATGGCCAAGGCCGGCAAGGAGGCCAAGGACGGGTCGTCCTCGACGTCCGGCCGTGCGGTCGGCACGGGCACGCCGACCACGCTCGACTGGGGCGAGGCCGACCTCGTGACGCCGCCGGTCGCCCCGGTGGCCGGCGGGGCCCCGACCCTGGCCGCACCGCCGGTCGAGACCGCGCCCCTCCCGCCGCCTGCGGTGCCCGGCACCGACCCCGGCGGCTCGGCATCCGGATGGGTGGGCAGCTGA
- a CDS encoding phage holin family protein, producing the protein MSDAPPRPASATEPLRPERSLPELLSELTGDMTQLFRDEVELAKEELKQEGRKAGKAGAAFGGAAVVGLLFGVALVMTLGFMLDALLPTDRWLGFLVITLVLGAIAAVLGMRGKKQVDTIDPAPEQTIETLKEDAQWLSERRS; encoded by the coding sequence ATGTCGGACGCACCTCCCCGCCCGGCCTCCGCCACCGAGCCTCTGCGACCCGAGCGGTCGCTGCCGGAGCTGCTCTCGGAGCTGACCGGCGACATGACCCAGCTCTTCCGCGACGAGGTGGAGCTGGCCAAGGAGGAGCTCAAGCAGGAGGGCCGCAAGGCCGGCAAGGCCGGAGCCGCCTTCGGCGGGGCGGCCGTCGTCGGGCTGCTGTTCGGCGTCGCCCTGGTCATGACCCTCGGGTTCATGCTCGACGCCCTGCTGCCCACCGACCGGTGGCTCGGCTTCCTCGTCATCACCCTCGTGCTCGGCGCCATCGCCGCCGTGCTCGGCATGCGGGGCAAGAAGCAGGTCGACACCATCGACCCCGCCCCGGAACAGACAATCGAGACCCTCAAGGAGGATGCACAGTGGCTGAGCGAACGACGGAGCTGA